aattatgacgTTGCATCACTgcccaaatacttatggacctgactgtacctCCTGAGTGAAGTGTCACAAATGTGGACATTTGTTCAGCAGCGACTTGTAGTCAACTTTTGGCAGATTTTACCGAACGAACGTCGCTTCGTCACAAACCATATCTTCTTTGACGAGTTTGAAAGAAGATGGTACACATCAACACACCGAGCAATTCTTATTCTCGCAAGAGTATTAACACCTTATAGATACTCAATATACCATACTAAAgtatttgtgctgttttttttctgtctggtGACATGTCTGGACATGTTCCCAACCCTTGTGATGACTATAAAACCACTCTGCTGGTCTGGAAATGATAGGAAGTAGAGCAAAATGTTACACTACGTGGACACCGGACTATCTCCTTCCAAAACCACAGAGAGTGATATGGAGTCAGTCGTCACTTTGCAGCTATAACAGcgtccactcttctgggaaggcggTCCACTGGATTTTAGAGCGTGGCTCCAAGGAGTTGCCCATTGCTGTTTTCCTATTTGAATTTCTGGCGTTTccgttcatcccaaaggtgttccctggggttgaggtcagggctctggtgcaggacactcgagttcttttTCCACCGTCTTCCAACCTTTAATACAtgaatgtcttcatggagctcactttgtgtcatgctggaacaggtttgggcctatTAGTTccaagggaaattgtaatgttacagtgtACAAAGccattctatacagttgtgtgcttcaaaaTTTGTGTGAACAGTTTGGGGGGGAAAGCAATACATacgggtgtgatgatcaggtgtccgcAAACatctggccatatagtgtaggtcAGCATGGTTCTACACGCTGACTGGTGGAACACCAACAGAAATGGCCAGAGGATTAGGAGGTTGTATCGGAAACCTTAGTAGGCTACCCACGCGAGGTCGTGGTCACGTCACGTTCTGTTCACAAGGTGACAACTTCGACGCGGTCGTAGAACCAGTTACATATGTAACCTTCTGGTAATCTTCTGAAAACGCTGGCCAAGTTTGAAACCAACTACAGTTTATTACAAGGTTGGAAAACATGCAATCTGGAACAGTTACaagaaacaaattaaatgtacaaatacacacacacacacacacacgtgtgtgtccATGCCACAGTAGTGACCTTGCATATTGAATATTGTTTACCGTAACGGACTCCTCCACACACCCTGTACAGGCAGCGATTCTTTTCTGCTGGATCTTCAAGAATTAATCGCATCCTGTTAACCACTTATAAAGGGAGTGAACAGACAGAACGCTGGCCTTACAGCTCAGGAACATCACATGATAACATGGATATTTAATGGCATGAGTCACAGTTTCTCACTGAGGGAAGGTGAGAAAATGCACGGGAGGAAATGTGTTAGGGAGGGGAAACCAGGAGTTTAGTTCGTTTTTAAAAAGGAGAGAAGGCAAGGGAGAATACGAGGTATCATTCGATTATTTGATTGTTGTTTTCCTACAGTTCCTTGTAGAACACTACACCTAAAATCAACACAAGGTGAAATATAATCAGCACACACTCATTAGTCAATGATTAATTCTGCACAGAgttttgtaataataaagcCTGGACAAGCTTTCACACCATATGTGGGCAAGTGTGAGTGAGGGATAAATATAGATCACAATGTCAGACGGTAAACTGAGATTACAGGCCTTTAAGTGATATGTTTTGTAGAAATGTGTTTTCCATCCAgcagagtgtgtatatgtgggcCTAGAGGAATGGGATCCCAAACCTGTGAAatgaagtttattttatttattcgttaCTAACCTCAATAAAGCAAAAGCAAGCGAGcctatacaccgatcagccataacattaaaaccacctgtctaatattgtgtaggtcccccttgtgccaccaaaacagctctgacccatcgaggtatggactccacaagaccgctgaaggtgtgttgtggtatctggtactgagactttagcagcagatccttgaAGTTCTGTAAATTCTGAGGTCGGGCCtctatggatcagacttgttcgTCCAGCGCATCCCACAGAtgtggattgagatctggggaattctgaggccacctttctatcatagccagtatgaactttttcagcattttgggctccagtagctcttctgtgggatcggaccagacgggctagccttcactctccATGCGCATCAATGAGTCTTaggagcccatgaccctgttgctggttcaccggttgtccttccttggaccacttttggtaggtactaaccaatGCATCCCGGGAACACCGAACatgacctgccgttttggagacgctctgtCCCCAtcgtccagccatcacaatttgtcccttgtcaaagtcttccagatctttacgcttgcccatttttcctgcttccaacacatcaagtTCGAGAACTCAAGAGATCAACTTGAATCtaatgacaatttaaaaaaattgggtTCTGATTCAGGAATCAGAAGCTCCAATATACATCATCAAAATATTGTACAGAGTGAAATAACGAGCTGCACAAGTCCATTAAACACGCTGTTAATGCTGTAGGAGTGTGCTTTTTGTGTACGTGGGATCAGCGATGCCTCAAAATGAAATACCAGTTCTTTCTAAAGACTTTCTTGTTTCCTCGTTTTCTTTTCACAGCCTACGCAACGAAAACAGCTCGCTCGCTTGCTCACATTTTCCACGCATCAGAAACCAGATCACCTTTCAGGTAAACCAATGGAAAGTGGGGCAGTAGCGTAAGGGTTGTGTTGGTGTGGGCACTCCGAGGTAGTTAGGAAAGTGAAATATGAGTGGGGGTTGCTGTGGGTTTTCCTTTGTGTTGTTGTGCCAAATGATCCAAACTTACACATCTtcacaaaataatacaaaaagttACATTCGAATACTTTCATCAAccctggatttaaaaaaacaccacacaaaaGCTCTCATTTGTCGTTTTACTCAGTTTTTAATTAGTTATcgaatttgaacattttcaaacCTAATCGGCACTGCAAAACtcgaaagaaaaaagaatgcaaaacaaaaccaaagatTCCAGAGCTGAAAACATTTTAAGGCAGCTCTTGtggcaacataaaaaaaaaaaaaaaaactatagcaAGTACAGGTGCATTAATGTGTATTAAAGTTTGCTCTCACTCAGGCAAACCTGAATACATCTCTGATTCGTATACACGGAAAAAGCTGAGAGAAGGAAAATAAGTGCTGGGATTTTATATGAACCAATACAGAGAGGACAATGGAGTAAGCTTTCCCATCCCACTCGACTCTCGGTTTTCTACACCGTATTAACATTTAGAACTCCCCCCCAAACACGTCTTCATTTTTAAACCTTCTACATCATTAAGGCACTTCGTCTTCAAGAAATGCAACAAGAAACGAGTAATTACAGTTCAGGGAGAAACGACAAAAATAAAGTGGGTTCATTTGTCATggctgtttctatagaaatcAACAGTGCTTGTGTTTCAGCATGGGGCTAATCCGAATGCTACCGTGCCACACAAACGAGCTCTGtgacgagagagaaagagagagagaaagagtaggATGACATCAGATAGCTCTGTGAGAAAACAATCCGACCCTAGCATCACtccaccaggaaaaaaaaaaaaaaaaaaagagggatgcTTGTATAACGTGACTTTGGTTATTCATCCTAGCTACACAAATCAATGTCCAGACAAAAACTAGGAGAAGTAGGATATGCTTCAAGCGAGCACTAAACTTTGTATCGACAGTTAATGTGACTGACAATCCCAGTGCAAAAAGGCAAAACGTTAATGGAGATGTTCATCACGCTCACGTCGACACCTCTGGCGTAAAAGCAATCGGCTCGAACGACACAAAATTGGCTTAAGTGGTTTTGGCGAAAGATGCAAAGGCAGACGTTTAATGGATCAAAAATCGAAATGACAGCAATAACGTAGGCGCTGAGCAAAgtcagaaaggaaagaaaaatttGAGTAAAATCATGGCgcgcacaacaacaacaaatcgcTTTAATAAGAACCAAACCCAACTTGACTGAATGACAAGCTATTTATCAAAACAGATagcatcatttattattattattattattattattattattattagcagcaaAGCTAATCAAGACTACTCAAATCTCAAAcccttcatttattttcaggcaCTATTCTTCTCCGGCAAATTTCATGAACAGTGTATCAAACTAAGTACACAGCAAAATGCAGCGGTGCTTGCATGTATTTGGCAGGTCAACATcatatatataagaaaaaagaaaaaaaaaaaacccataatgaATCATATATTGTCACTAGGTAACCCAAAACAGCCTCCTGAAttactattgtgtgtgtgtgtatatatatatatatatatatatatatatatatatatatatatatatatatatatatgggaaaATTCTGAGAAAACAGTCTTTAAGAAAGACAAAGCAGCTCAGACTGAGTTTTCCCACGCTAACACTTTTTACgcactgaacaaaaaaaagaggataCAACAAAAACAGGATGTGAGTGACCTCTGACCTGAACTCACAGATGACAAGAGTCTTCCttctttccattaaaaaaacaaaaaacatacagcGGCagtggccacacacacacacacacacacacaaaaagaaagcgcatgtttagtgatttttttttttttagtacctTAGGATTTTCACaccgttttttttatttaattaattaaacgtAGATGAAGTGGAAGGGACTGTAAAAGCCGACACGCAGCAGAAAAGCATAAAGGCGGGCGGAATTGTTTCACGAACCTCGACGCAGAACTGAACTATTGTTAAGTGATCGTTAATTAATATATTCTTTATAATATTGCAAACAGTCCAGCTGGCAGCCTTTAATCAACCTCACTGATAATGTAATAagagcacgcacacacagaacacacacagcctgCGCCAGCAGGAAGTAGCAGACCAGAGTCTATACTCATGCATTCACACGTTTAAGGCTCAAAGAAGAGGAAGGGCagatgacacaaaaaaaaaacaacaaaacgaaCCAAAGCAACTCAATAGCAACCACTTCGGGTTTACAATACGCTTTGTTATTACCGTTTATAGTAAAGGATTTGGCTAGTGGCTTTTTAATTCACTAATCCTGGCAATGCAGTCGGTAAATCTGAGCTAGTTGTGATGATGTATTGCAAATAGGTCATGCggtgtcatttcttttttttttttttttttttttttaaagcaaaagctTCAAGCAAGAAATAaattacagcacacacaaaaaaaatgtcaacatgCATCTATGGCATCAGGGAGACTGATATTGTGTGGGTGGAGGAGCGTATTGGCCCTCTGTTCTCATGATGCGAAGTCTGCGTGAACAAGgtatgcagaaaacaaaaacaaacagacaaaaatagtGTGATGTCACTTGCGTGTCGAAACATAACCCTGATCAGATGATGCTTAAATGTAAGGAAACGGGCCGTGGTCACGTTTAACCTCCACCTCGTAGAAGCAGTGGCATCGAAAACCTGCTCGGACTAAAACGAGAACAAAATGGCGGCGTCGATGTCATGATACGCAGCCTGGAGCGGTGGAGcgattatttttaattgaaccGCTGGGAAAGACGACCATGTGAATAAGAAAACTAAGACATGGGAATGGGTTAAGTGACAATGCCACTGCTTCTGGGGGACaatttatggtgtgtgtgtgtttactcacatCCTCACTTCATTTACATATAAAGCTCAAACCACAGGCATCAAATAATCATGTGGCACAAGAGGATGGAGGAAGATcgaagagtttgtgtgtgtgtgtgtgtgtgtgtgtgtgtgtgtgtgtacatgtagtTGATGTGCAACATGGTGTGTCTAAacggtgccatatatatatatatttttttttacagagtgtGGTAGTTGCGGTCCTTGGACTTGCAAAACTTGTAGAGGAAGAAGATAACGGCTTGAAGGCCGAGCACGAGGACGATACCGCCGATGAAACTGGCAGCATCGAACGTCGCTTTCTTCTTAGGAGTGGGAGGCAGCGCTGTTGTGGTGGCatctgcaaaaagaaaaagtcagaTTTTACTCATGTTATACGTTGTACCTACTGTTTTTTCATCAAGGAAATAAGAAATCCTATTTCCTAACGCGTTGTAAGGTAGGGGTTAGCACTTACTTGATGGGGTAGATGCAGTGGAAATGGACGTGGCTTGTGCAGCTAAAATACAAATTGCAGTTGAGGTCAAAACAtccacacatttcatattaCCATAATTTGTGTTCGACGAGTCAATTCGGCTCTCTTCACTGTATCAGAATTCAAGTGGGTCAAAAATTCACATGCACCAAGCCGTTTTTTGGGCCAACTGTCATAATTAGGAGTTCGTTGGAAGTGTACCCGTGTCTATTTTTAAGGGCTGATGCCTTTTTTCCCCTACTTGATACCATGGGGGAAATCCAAGCccttagaaaataaataaataaataaataaataaattgcggACCTCTACAAGTCCTTAGAAGTAATTTCCAAACAACTAAAGGTAACACGAGAACCTGTACAAAACATTCAGGAAAGATGCACAAATGAACTTCCAGGGACGAACAAACGTGAGTCTGAAAGGTTCAACGTAACCCTAAGACAACACAACAAGGGTACTTGTGAAGGAGGTCAAAGTATGTGCAGCCACTATTTACAGAGCTCTTCATTTCTGTGGCCTGAATTTACTAGAAAACTagcataaaaaattaaaaaaacaagccaAAGTGAAGTTTGCAGGTGATCACCAGCCGTTTGGATGGTCAGATGAAAAAATAACGCCACAATGACCGGCGCTTTGTACGGAGGAAAAAGGGTGACGCTTTTAAAAAACGAAGGACACCATCCCGaccgtgaagcatgggggtggcagcatcatgttgttgGAAAAGAGGATCGTGTACCGAAACAAAACCTCAAGACGTCAGCCATAAAGTTCAAACCTGGGCACaattggatcttccagcaggacaatgatccaaagcgtacCTCCAAAGTTGTAACCGaagacaacaaagtgaaagtatTAGACTGGCCAGgacaaagccctgacctgaatcctATAGAGAatttgtggactgaactgaaaaaggAAGCCCTCAAACTTGTcgtcctgttaaaaaaaatttcgaGGAAAAGTATTGTGAGACGCTTGTGGAATGCTACTCCGTGAGCTGAAACTCAATGCCACTGTATGTGAACTTTTGACCCACAATTTGTTAAGTACACATGTCTGACAGCAGtggaaaaacaccaccaccacaaactTTATATGTAAGGTCTAAATGATTTTGTCTGTTTTATGATGCCTGTGGAAACGTTCTAGAACTCTTTatcaacaagtgtgtgtgtatgagcttTTACCCAAACTGTAGTGTGTGCACTTATAAGCCACTACTTGTGTTAAACCTTATGTAAGAGTGTAGAGCATTACATGTAGATTCACTGGTGGAGTTGGCAGTCGTTGTGGTGACGTTGGCAGTCGCTGTGGTGGTCAGGTCTGGGTGAGTTGTAGTCGTTGTTGTATTAGCTGAAAGAAGGAAACAGGGACTAAGAGTGACAGGGCCATAAAACTGTAACCAGAAGCCTGAAATGAATTCAACTGCATGACAATAGAACATCAAATTACTTTTGAAGAAAATGAACTTACTTGAGCAGGCGGTGTTGGTGCAGTTAGCCTCCAAACTAGTATTACTGCTATAGCAGGACAACTTTTcatctaaaaaaagaaaaagaaaagaaagagcaagaggagagaagagtcAGTAGATAGATAGTTGTTTCTCATTTAGTACAACACAATACCGAGGTCGAGAGATGACCTACTTCTCGATAATATCTATATATTCTTATACCAGCACGtcccaaagtgctttattcctcttgtaccaatACAATATTACCAACAATGtttgtcctttaaaaaaaaaaaaaaaagacgactcACAATCtcaatatatataaacctgttcCAAGTTAAAAATGGAAGTCGGTTATAGAACGTATCTAAATAAAAAGCATCATgaagctatcaaaacaagtccaggaCAAAGCTCTGGAAAATATTCATCAGGATTTGAAAAAATCCCAAACCTTGAACATCCCACACCACACTATTAAattcactatttaaaaaaaaaattaatcaaatatgGCACAATCACACCTAGAGAAGGCCATCCAATGAGAGTCAGTAACTGGCTAAAGAGGAGATTAGTCAGAGAGGCAACCAATAGACCAACAATAAATCTGATGGAACTGGGGAGATCCATGGCTCAGATGAGAGAAACTCTTCACAGGACGGACGTATCCTTGAGTCGTGAAAAGAAAGTCATTATTTGGGGGGGACTTTTCCAAAGCCATGTTTGAGACATGTTCCAAGGAGACAAAACGTGAACAGTCTAGCCTTAGAAGAATACACTACATCTGGCAGAACCCCAATACCAAACACAAGCcgcacagtgaagcatggtgatgatAGCATCATGTCGTGTGGATGAACAGGAacgagaaaactggtcaggttTCACACGTCAGGGCAGAACAGATGGAGCAGAATACCGGGCAGTCCTAGAAGAAAACCCGGGTTCTAGGTGGAGGTTCAACTTCCAACCTTAAGCACACTGCCAAAGCTACACCGGAGTGGTTCAAACTCAAGAACATGAACGTGTTAGAATGGACCGGTCAAagcccagatctcaatctgattgaggGTCTGTGGtaggaaaaggaagaaaggcAGGAAAATTGCTTCGCACCAAAAATGTCCAATCTGCAAATATAATTATTAGGATCCTGATACAAAGCTGATTGAAACATGCACTATATgcgccaaaggtttgtggacacctgaaaaATCACACCTACTGTACATGTGGTTCTTCTGcaaactgttgacacaaagtagaaagcacacaattgcatagaatgtctttgttatgccgtagcattacaatttcccttcattagaactaagaggcccaaacctgcatgcccagcatgacacaaagtgcacgaagcgagctccatgaagacacgatagaagaactcgagtgtcctgcacagagccctgaactcaaccccacCGTAAACCTTTCAGATCAACTGGAACTGGAGCGTTCTCACCATCCCAACACCaccgcctgacctcaacctcactaatgcattaatgtagctgaatgaacacaaatcctcacagccacaccccaaaatctagtggaaagccttcctagaagagtggagcgcattataacagcaaagagggactaaatctggactgagatgttcaacaaggacatatgggtgtgactgtcaggtgtccacatacatatTGTGCTTTCAGCCGGAATTGCATCCAAAGGTGGTTCAACCAAGTGGGGCTGAATACTTATGCAGCCATATTGTGTAAAATCAAACGTTAAGTTCATTTCAATTCTAGGATGTAACACTACGAAATGCGGAAAAATTCTGGGGTGGGATGAATACTTCTGCACGCCCTGGGCAGTAGTCGTACATGTAAACACAAGATATGATGCGCGTCTTGTAAATCCTT
This genomic interval from Ictalurus furcatus strain D&B chromosome 2, Billie_1.0, whole genome shotgun sequence contains the following:
- the cd164 gene encoding sialomucin core protein 24, with the translated sequence MFRRILFVTLVLSVLGTSIGVETNCTELASCDLCTNTTECVWMNCPDEKLSCYSSNTSLEANCTNTACSTNTTTTTTHPDLTTTATANVTTTTANSTSESTSAQATSISTASTPSNATTTALPPTPKKKATFDAASFIGGIVLVLGLQAVIFFLYKFCKSKDRNYHTL